TTCACGATGCCGATGAGGCCAATCTGTCCGGGAGAAGGGGGTCTGAGGCTGTTCATTGTAAGGAAAAATAAactttatatgaacttgtgatggtaacACGATGAAAATGACGGACTTctcaataaaggttgctatcataatggGCAACATAAAGTgacattcctttgcattaagagcttgcacATCCAACAATTAAAAGCGCATgacgacctctgcttccctctgcgaggggCCTATCTTTCAATGTTtaacttttacttttatgcaagagtgaaTTTTTTTCTTATTCCAACCTCAGTTATTCTCAACTTGAAAAGCATCATATGGCGAGGAAAGATCCAGGCATATGTATCCAGTTGAATATATGTAATCATGAGTTATTATCGTTGACATTATTATCCCtgagataaataagttgggaggtgaaacattaAATCCCCATCTTCCTTTATGTCTGATTGAAACGgtgtgttctaaaaatatgctctgATTgccagcaatcatagaagactctatgataattgagtatgtgatTTTTTTAAAACCAAAAGCATTTAcatagacccttcttggaaatatgatgaattgcaattgctttaatgacgGAGAACATAATTTTTTAGTTTCCTAGAAAGTTTATTGTTTATACTTtagcttgtgaatgaattgttacttgttcatgagaagttatatgattgATAGTTTttgttataataatgatcatgatgctactatgttcgtattttgttttttGACACCTCTCTCTATAAACCTATGGTGAAGCTTAGCGAGCTCGATATTCGCTTGAgggcaagtgaggtctaagcttgggggagttgatacgtcaattttgcatcatgttttcctactactaTTTTAAAGTTATATTTTACTTTttgatgcaattctaatgccttttctctcttaactTGCAAGTTCTATCACAAGAGGGAGATTGTCGGCAactagaattctggacctgaaaagagctacaacagagatagctattctccggagctccaaatgacctgaaaatttacggagatctattttggaatatatagaaaATGCTGGAAGGAACATGCGCCTGGTGAGCTGGTTGGTCCCAGAGAGGGCCTTTGTGGCCCATCTCCTGCTATATGAAGCCATTTGCATTAAAAAATCAAGAGAAGTCTTTCGGGATAAAGCgtcgccgtcttgaggcggaatctgggcaggagcacttttgctctctagAGGAGCAAttttgccagggaaacttccccccgggagggataaatcgaagccatcgtcgtcaccaacgaccctctcattgtgggaggactcatcttcatcaacatattcaccagcaccatctcatcttcaaaccctagttcatctcttgtattcaatctttgtctcaaaacctcatattggtacatgtgggttgctagtagtgttgattacatcttatagttgatgctaattggtttatttggtggaagatcatatgtttagattgtTAATCATATATTATTCTccgatgattatgaacatgaatatgatttacgagtagttccgtttgttcttgaggacatgggagaagtctcttATAAGTAATAATGTGAAGTTGGTTTTCGTTCAATGTTTTTATGATGTGCtatgttgttcttcctctagtggtgtcgtgtgaacatcgactacatgacacactACCATACTTGGGCCTAGGGAAGGCATTGTGGgattagtaagtagatgatgggtcgctagagtgatactccctcctttccggtttatagggcttatctcaaaatcttagtttttcctttttataaggctcaatttggttgttcaccatcacaagttcagatTTCAAGGCGCATTAAataattgcatgcaagtattaagagaaaattgaccaatgcatgtactttatgcatgcatgcattgcaattaatacatggtaaacataaatttttgaggaaaacaagagcattaattgggtgcttttgcaaattacaaaaagtattccaccattcaCCATCTAccatggttggtgagatttttgaattgagccatataaaccgaaaaggagggagtagaagcttaaaccctagtttatgcgttattccgtaaggggctgatttggatccacatgtttcatgctatggttagatttatcttaattccttttttcgtagttgcagatgtttGCAAGAGGGGGTAATCATATGTAGGTTGCGTGTTCAAGTAGGAACAACACCTTAGCACTGGTCCATCCACATAACAACTTATCAAAGTAGTGAATGCGTGTCAATAAATCGCAATGAAAGTGACTAGGCAAAATTCTCGTGTGTCCTCGAGAACGCTTTGCTCATTATAAGAAGTACTTTTGGTTTGGTCTTTgcaataaaaaggattgggccaccttgctgcaccttgttactcTGGTTACTTGTTACTTGCTATGAATTATCTTCCTATCAAACTATATGTCATAACTATCTTACAACACTTGCAGAGAATACTTTGCTGAAAACAACTTATTGATTCCTTCCGCACGtcattaggttcgacactcttacttgtcaaaaggactacgattgatgccctatacttgtgggttatcactcctccTCTCTTCTTATTCACCGACGCGGTGCCAGATGGAGAAGAAGTGGCGGATACAGGCCTTGACATCTTCGATAGTTTTGTGGAGTGTGAGAGCTAGCTTGAGGACTCAATTTCTTATTGATACTGTGTAGTGCCAAAAACACatcttacattatggaacggagggagtacatattaacAAAATAATTGCTTTCGTCGTGCCATTTTTAACCTCCAAGTGAGGCCCATGTTCCCTTGCCCATCGCTGGCAAGGTTTGTGTTTGGAAATGACGGCCGTGAAGTCTCCAACGAAGTTGCTACGCCTGTTAGGACTCAATTGCATTCCTTTTGTGGGTTGGGGTCCTAGATAAAAGAAGGGAGAGCCATATTGTAATTTTTTGTTTCTTTCTAGGTCCTCTATTcagtgttgtactccctccgtttcataatgtagtgcgATAGATTTTTTGaaaaagtcaaacttcataaactttgacaaagtttatgaagaaaactatttctATCTATAATAACAAATatataaaatactccctccgtacgaaaattcttgtcttagatttatctaaatACAGATATATCTAGttacgttttagtgttagatatatttgtatctagacaaatttaagacaagaattttgggacggaggaagtatgaaACTATGTCTTATGATATATGTTGGACATTCTAGATGTAAATCCTTTTCTCCATAACTTGATCACAGTTTGTGAAGATTGACTTTAAAAAAAATTATATGCACAACATTATGGAATAGAAAGAGTAATAATTTTGATATGAAATGCCAGGGATCTTCCGATCCTTACCCTTATTACAAGGAAAATAAAATATTGAATTGCTCTGTGAGGACGCGACTCCCCTAACGTTCCGTTGGCACACTGACAGGTGGCCTCAGGCCCACACGTCAATGGCCTCATGTCAGAGGTGCAGTACGTCAGACGATCCTGATCCGCTCTGTGATGCCTGCTGCATGCTTTACAAAAGAAATGTTAGACGTCACAGTGTGATGTAGATTCCACAAAATTCATATGGATGAAGGTGCCCCAGCAATTCAAATTTcagattttcactcttattatagTACTTCCTTCCTcataaaattcttgtcttaaatttgtttaAATACGAATGTATTAAGTCACGTTTAGTTAGTAGTACTAGCTTTGGATTATGCACGCCTCTCAGCCCTCTGGCCATGTCCAGTACAGTCCACTGaacccacgccatcaccgccataatTACCGTAGTACTGTACTCCGGAGACAAATGCGGGGGACCCCAAGCCTATCATAAATCCTCTCCCCCCCACCATAAATCTCTCCCTGCCGCGCCCCGTCTCCCCGCTACGCGTCCCCCGCCAAACTCCCACCCCGCTCGCTCTCCCTCTGAGCTGTGGCATAGCTGTCTTCCTCtccccacctccacctccacctccaccccctcgtcctccctcctcctccgtccATCCACAACTCAGTTGCTGCCAAATCTTAGCGCTGCACCCACCGCCTCCGTTCGGTTCCCTGGATTCTTCTCCGCGCCCGCGAGAAATCTGGGTGATGAGATGATGAGGACGGCGGcggtgctcctcctcctctgccttttCGCCTTCGCCGGCAGCGGCCGGGGCGGAGCGCGGGCCGCGGCCGTATGGGCGGAGGGGGTCAGAGAgacggcggcggtggaggtggACCCTGCCTGGCGGTTCGCTAGCCCGCGGCTGCGGGACGCGTACGTCGCGCTGCAGACGTGGAAGCAGCAGGCCATCTTCTCAGACCCCAAGAACCTCACCGGCAACTGGGTGGGGCCCGGGGTCTGCAGCTACACCGGCGTGTTCTGCGCGCCCGTTCCGTCGTcgggcgagctcgccgtcgccggcgtcgacctcaACCACGGCGACATCGCGGGCTACCTCCCGTCGGAGCTCGGCCTCCTCTGCGACCTCGCGCTGCTCCACCTCAACTCCAACCGCTTCTGCGGCCTCGTGCCCGACACCTtccaccgcctcgtcctcctccacgaGCTCGACCTCAGCAACAACCGCTTCGTGGGCGCGTTCCCGACCGTCGTGCTCGACCTCCCGTCCCTCCGGTTCCTCGACCTCCGCTTCAACGATTTCGAGGGCGGCGTGCCGCGGGAGCTCTTCGACCGCCCGTTCGACGCCATCTTCCTCAACCACAATCGCCTCCGCTTCCAGCTCCCCGACAACTTCGGCAATTCGCCCGTGTCCGTCATCGTCCTCGCCAACAACCACTTCGGCGGCTGCCTCCCGGCGAGCCTCGGCAACATGTCCGACACGCTCAACGAGATCCTCCTCATCAACAACGGCCTCAGCTCGTGCCTCCCGCCGGAGGTCGGGATGCTCCGGGAGGTGACGGTGTTCGACGTCAGCTTCAACGCCCTCGCAGGGCCGCTGCCGCCGGAGGTGGCCGGGATGCAAAAGGTGGAGCAGCTCGACATCGCGCACAACCTGCTGTCGGGGACCGTGCCGGAGGCCGTGTGCGACCTCCCACGGCTCAAGAACTTCACCTTCTCCTACAACTTCTTCACCGGCGAGCCGCCGTCCTGCGCGCGCGTCGTGCCTGCCGACGGCGACCGCCGGAACTGCCTCCCCAACCGCCCCGCCCAGCGCATGCCGCAGCAGTGCGCCGCTTTCTCTGCCCGCCCACCCGTCGACTGCGCAGCTTTCCAGTGCAAGCCGTTTGTCCCACCTCGGCCACCCCCACCGCCAGCATACCCCGGCCCGTTGCCACCAGTATACCCCATGCCatacgcgtcgccgccgccgcctccacgttACCGATGATTCTTTGACAACAGAAGCATTGCCGGTTTCACTTTCCCTTGCCGCACCCCTCGCCGCCGGTGTGGAAGAgccagcggagctcgccgtcacaaAAGTACGTGGTCATTGTTGTTCGTGGATTACCAGTTCTTGATTGATAGCTACCGGCGTAAAGAAGAACGTGGTGCATATATCCTTTTCTTGTTTTTTTGCATTGGTTGGTGTCTGTTTTCCGCATCGTCGTCTTCGATCATCCGTTTGCGCGGTGGCGATGGCGAAAAGGATTGGAGCATGGTGATAGGGAAATTTGAAAGGTGGGAACAAATTGGGCTTGGATTGACGGCTAATTGGGTTGTGAATAATAAACTGGTTGAGAGAGACAGGTTAAGCTGAGACTGAGAAATCCATGGAAAAGTTGTGATGCGGGATGTATAGAATGATACTTTTAGTTCGGTAAAAGGGTCAGAGATAAGTTTCTACATCAAGAGATTTGTCCTACTGAATTCCTCTTGTGTCACAGCTGCTTACTGTTATTCGATTATTATTATTAAGATATTTAGTCGGGCTTCTTGGAGAATGTTCTCCTAACTGTTACTCTCTGCTCTTACAAATTTTGTACTATGACACTataaatctactccctccgtttttttagtccgcatataaaatttagtcaaagtcaagctttatagagtttgactaactttatattaaaaagtataaacattcacaatatgaaatcaatattatcagatgcaccatgaaacgtattttcatactatatagttttagtattgtaggtgtttatatttttttatataaatttgatcaaagtttGTGCAGTTTGACTTtgtccaaatcttatatgcggagtaaaaagaaatggagggagtatctatACTATCCTATACTGCTATCTCTTGATGTATCCCATGGTGTGCTTGTTAATTTAGCCGAGCCTAGATTATCTTTTGATGCATCCCATGGTGTGCTTGTTAATTTACCCGAGCCTGGACGATCTGAGATAGACATGATCTCAGAAAATATGGCGGCTAGCTAAACGGGTGCCAAAATTGTGTAGAATGGAACAGAATTGCTGCCAAAATTGTGTATCTGACTGGGAAAAAGGTTTGAGTCGCCTAACTAAACGGTTGGCGGAACTACTCCCTCGgtttcaaaatatagtgcgcctGCGCTTTTTGAGGTCCAACTctaaccataaatttaaccaacgagaccaattgCGTCGGgacaaaaaattatataattgaaaacttctttcgaatacgaattcactcatataatttttgctcccgccgcaatcggtcttgatagttaaatttatggtcaaagttgaaacacggagatagaggaagcactacattgtgaaatggagggagtatgtccaTGTGGGCAAGGCATGAGGTAAGGAACTTTGGCGGCTAACAAAACGGCTGCCTAAAATCGCGTGTAAAATGAAGAGAAGAAGAGAAGGATGTCTGACTGCCCAAAACCTGAAAATGGCATTGGTTTCGTTTTGCCAGGATCCAATTTTCGTTCTCACTGACGACCCCCTTTGCTTCCAGTGTAAGATACGGCCGTTGTGCCGCTTTTTTTGGCGGTTAAGCGTGCTACCAGCTTTTACAGGCCCTTTCTGCTCCGGGATTAAACTAGTGGTTATGCCATTTTGCAGTGGGGTTTTGGTCTCTGACAAGAATGATCACTGCACCCCTTGCTATTGACAAACAAAGATGCTGCCACCGGAGCGGGGTCGAACTCTGTTGGACTAAAGAAATTGGGTCTGAGGTCGACCAGTGGGCAAGAAACTGACAAATTACTGTATAATATGACCGAAGAATTTCCATTGGGATTATGTATGGATTTCTTTTTTGTTATGATACGTTGACTGTTTAATTGATAGACATTTCTTCAGAAATTTTTCTACGGGGTATTGTGACCCGTTACAAAACAATTTACCTTATAAACTTTGGAAAGAGTATAATGGCTTCAACACCGACCCCCAAACCTCCCGCAAGCGTCCGGATCGAGCTGTCCGGACGCCGCAAACCATTCAACGATGTCCTGTATTTGTCCACAAGTCATCTCGGAAATCAGAAGCAAACTAGGAAGCTTTGCAGAGTCCAGCCATGTGGGACATCGACACTCCCGGCCCATCCGAAACTAAGGCAGCACCCACGCCTTTGGAGCTAGTTGTACTCTTTTTTTTTGCGGCAAAACCCTATTTCTCAACACTCTACTCTACCATCCCAATTCCCGCCCCTTTTTACCGCCGCCCCCGCACGGACCCGTATGAAAAGCTAATGAAGGCCGACGCCCGAAAGATCAACTCGGCGACACGACAAGACTGTCGCGTCAGACAGAAGGCAAAGGAGATGGCACCACTAAAAAAGAAGGGAGGCGGTAGTGGCGGCGGACGTGTAGGATGCGGGCGTGGTGCGGATAGTGGGTGTTGTGCAGGGCGGGACCTGGGACGGGGAGGGGGTGACGCCACCATCGTTGTCCATGCAAACACGGTCCTGGCAAGATCAATACAAAGCCTCCCTACTTCTACGCTGCCCAACAGCTTAGCAAGCAGTCCCCGGCATCCGCCGCCAGGAACATGCCTTATTGCATCGACATCAATGTGACACAACTCCTTTTCTCCGAGTCTGCATCACCATGATTTGTCCGACCGCGGACATCGGGCGTGGAGCAGCTCGGTGCCCGCCCTATGTTCGTCGGTATGTGTCAACCAGGCGAGCTGATGACCTGCAAGTGCACATGGTTGTTGTAGCACTTTCGTGTGATAaatagagtgtcgaacccacagaCAGGGAGCGAATAGGGAGGCACCACAAACCCCGCAACTACGTTGTCACTTTCACGCAGCCACGTACGCATCCAAACCGGAGTTTGAAAACAGTCTACTCGATAAGTTGCTAGGAAAACAAGATAAAAGGGATAATTAACTAAACTACTTACAAGAAGGTAAAAACAGGAATTAAATGACACTAAGTTAGTAAGGATGATGCTTGAGTAGTAAGGCGTTCTCGAGGGTTCCAGAATCACTACCATATATAAACTATTGTATCCTCTAGTAACTGGCCAAATGTATAAGTGGGTGGAGCCGGGTACAGTACACGTTCTACGCGAGGTAGACTTTATGCCATGCACGCCACCATCATAGCCTCCCCCATAGGGTTACAACTCATGATAATTAAGCGTTGCCCCATGGACAAGGCCTCTCTAATGGTTCTCCATAATTCTCCTATTAATTTCAATGGCGAGGAATCGAGGCTTTTACTGTCACCTCGAATTACCCCAACACCCTAACCCTTCACAACGATAGTAATATACTTCACGGCACAAGGAACAAATGTGAGTGAGCGCTCCTCCCAACATTCACGAGGGTTACTAACCCGAATCATGAACAATTAATATTGGACCGCAACAGATATCTAAAGGGTTCAACCATATCCTCAAGAACTAGTACAACTACCCAGTCAAAGACATAAAGGTTAGGGACAAGTTACAAGCCGACATCAAGCCGATGAAGGAAGGAgacatggtggtggtggcggcgaggcggtggtgatgatgatgatggtggtggtggccgcAGCGGTGGTGATGGAGATGGGGGTGCCACTGATGGTGGCGGCACTGGCGCGAGATCACCAGCCTGAAGGGCGGTGCTCATGATGGTGGAGCCTCCTCCTTCTTCCCTTCGCGTTGTTCCTCCTTATCTGGTGTGAAGCAGCAATGCTGATGGTTGTGGATGAATGAGATGGTGTGATGatggaggcggcggctagggttgaggATGACATATATAGGAGCCTCCCTTGTCTCCTCTCTTGATGAGCTTCATCCAAGGGATCTAGATGAGCCAAATCCACTCCCAATCTATTCTTTACGAGCCAAGGATCTCGTGGGATCGAACGGGGATGAAATTGGTGAAGAATCATGTCTGGAAGGGAAACTTTTGGAGCTGTCTGCACATCAAACGACTGCCAAAACGCCTGCGCGTGGTCGCATGAAAGGCTATTTTTTGGTCTAACCTTCTCCGATAaaacagttgtcggtgtcaaaaccgacggatctcgggtaggggggtcccgaactatgcgtctaggatcgatggtaacaggagacggggggcacgatgtttacccaggttcgggccctctctatggaggtaaaaccctacgtcctgcttgattgatattgatgaatatgagtgttacaagagtggatctaccacgagatcgtaatgactaaaccctagaagtctagcctatgtgggtatggtaatgagtatatgtggtgtccttttcggactatcccttcggtttatatagacaccaagtggccgaatctagggtttacatggagtcggttacataagaaggaatcttcggtcgccaaggttgccttccacgccaagtagagtccaatccggacacggtgcagtcttcggccttcatgtcttcacagcccatcagtccgacccatagataacaggccggatgcccgaggaccccttagtccaggactccctcagtagcccctgaacctggcttcaatgacgaggagtccggcatgcagattgtcttcggaattgcaaggcgggttcccctttctccgaactccaagatagtcctcGAATGCaatgatagtatccggacctgtcacacacacaaccacagagagaatataatatttgcacgaatctaatctgttgacaacttttTCTCAACACGACATCGCGTCTGTCCGgttataatt
The sequence above is a segment of the Triticum dicoccoides isolate Atlit2015 ecotype Zavitan chromosome 1A, WEW_v2.0, whole genome shotgun sequence genome. Coding sequences within it:
- the LOC119365295 gene encoding leucine-rich repeat extensin-like protein 4 encodes the protein MMRTAAVLLLLCLFAFAGSGRGGARAAAVWAEGVRETAAVEVDPAWRFASPRLRDAYVALQTWKQQAIFSDPKNLTGNWVGPGVCSYTGVFCAPVPSSGELAVAGVDLNHGDIAGYLPSELGLLCDLALLHLNSNRFCGLVPDTFHRLVLLHELDLSNNRFVGAFPTVVLDLPSLRFLDLRFNDFEGGVPRELFDRPFDAIFLNHNRLRFQLPDNFGNSPVSVIVLANNHFGGCLPASLGNMSDTLNEILLINNGLSSCLPPEVGMLREVTVFDVSFNALAGPLPPEVAGMQKVEQLDIAHNLLSGTVPEAVCDLPRLKNFTFSYNFFTGEPPSCARVVPADGDRRNCLPNRPAQRMPQQCAAFSARPPVDCAAFQCKPFVPPRPPPPPAYPGPLPPVYPMPYASPPPPPRYR